The following proteins are co-located in the Streptomyces sp. NBC_01198 genome:
- a CDS encoding FAD-binding dehydrogenase, whose amino-acid sequence MALDADVVVVGAGLAGLVATAELADAGRKVILVDQEPEASLGGQAFWSFGGLFFVDSPEQRRMRIKDSTELALQDWLGTAGFDRPEDHWPRQWAQAYVDFASGEKRAWLREQGLRLFPVVGWAERGGFLATGPGNSVPRFHITWGTGPGVVEPFERRVREAVAQGRVELRFRHRVTGLSTAGGAVDGVTGEVLAASDAARGTASSREVAGEFALRAQAVIVTSGGIGGNHDLVRAAWPDRLGTPPKKLLSGVPAHVDGLMLGVAESAGASGINGDRMWHYTEGIENWNPIWARHGIRILPGPSSLWLDATGKRLPVPYFPGFDTLGTLEHIMRTGHEYTWFVLTQKIIEKEFALSGSEQNPDLTGRSVREVLKRALPGAPGPVEAFKRNGADFVVERELGALVRGMNALTGEGLVDEDALRREIEARDREIANTYTKDLQVTAIRGARNYIGDKLIRTASPHRLLDPKAGPLIAVRLNILTRKSLGGLETDLDGRVLLPPGAAGAPGPGAGGRGEPLGGLYAAGEAAGFGGGGMHGYRSLEGTFLGGCIFSGRAAGRAAALATA is encoded by the coding sequence ATGGCACTGGACGCGGACGTCGTCGTGGTGGGTGCGGGTCTCGCGGGACTGGTGGCCACCGCCGAACTGGCGGATGCCGGGCGGAAGGTGATCCTGGTCGACCAGGAGCCGGAGGCGTCGCTCGGCGGCCAGGCGTTCTGGTCGTTCGGCGGGCTGTTCTTCGTGGACTCACCCGAGCAGCGCCGGATGCGCATCAAGGACAGTACGGAGCTGGCGCTCCAGGACTGGCTGGGAACAGCCGGTTTCGACCGGCCCGAGGACCACTGGCCGCGGCAATGGGCGCAGGCCTACGTCGACTTCGCGTCCGGTGAGAAGCGGGCCTGGCTGCGCGAGCAGGGTCTGCGGCTCTTCCCGGTGGTCGGCTGGGCCGAGCGCGGCGGCTTCCTGGCGACCGGCCCCGGCAATTCGGTGCCGCGGTTCCACATCACCTGGGGTACGGGTCCCGGGGTCGTCGAGCCGTTCGAGCGCCGGGTGCGGGAGGCCGTCGCCCAGGGGCGCGTCGAACTGCGCTTCCGGCACCGGGTGACCGGCCTGAGCACCGCCGGCGGCGCCGTCGACGGCGTGACCGGTGAGGTGCTGGCGGCCAGCGACGCGGCACGCGGCACGGCCAGTTCGCGCGAGGTGGCGGGTGAATTCGCGCTCAGGGCGCAGGCGGTCATCGTCACCAGCGGCGGCATCGGCGGCAACCACGACCTGGTGCGTGCCGCCTGGCCGGACCGGCTCGGGACGCCCCCGAAGAAGCTGCTCTCCGGCGTCCCGGCGCATGTCGACGGACTGATGCTGGGTGTCGCGGAATCGGCGGGCGCCTCCGGGATCAACGGCGACCGTATGTGGCACTACACCGAGGGCATCGAGAACTGGAATCCGATCTGGGCCAGGCACGGGATCCGCATTCTGCCCGGTCCCTCGTCGCTGTGGCTCGACGCGACGGGAAAGCGGCTGCCCGTACCCTATTTCCCCGGCTTCGACACGCTCGGCACGCTCGAACACATCATGCGTACCGGCCATGAATACACCTGGTTCGTCCTCACGCAGAAGATCATCGAGAAGGAGTTCGCCCTTTCCGGCTCCGAGCAGAATCCGGACCTCACCGGGCGAAGCGTGCGCGAGGTGCTCAAACGCGCGTTGCCTGGCGCGCCCGGGCCGGTCGAGGCGTTCAAGCGGAACGGAGCCGACTTCGTCGTGGAGCGCGAACTCGGTGCACTGGTGCGGGGCATGAACGCGCTGACCGGGGAAGGCCTGGTCGACGAGGACGCGTTGCGTCGCGAAATCGAGGCGAGGGATCGGGAGATAGCGAATACATACACCAAGGATCTGCAGGTCACGGCAATTCGCGGGGCGCGGAACTACATCGGGGACAAGCTGATACGTACCGCGTCGCCGCACCGGCTGCTCGACCCGAAGGCCGGGCCGCTGATCGCCGTGCGGCTGAACATCCTCACGCGGAAGTCGCTGGGCGGGCTGGAGACCGATCTGGACGGGCGGGTGCTGCTGCCGCCGGGCGCCGCGGGCGCGCCGGGGCCCGGCGCCGGCGGGCGCGGCGAGCCGCTGGGCGGGCTGTACGCGGCGGGGGAGGCCGCGGGCTTCGGCGGCGGCGGGATGCACGGGTATCGGTCACTGGAGGGCACGTTTCTCGGCGGGTGCATATTCTCCGGGCGCGCGGCGGGGAGGGCCGCGGCGCTGGCCACGGCATAG
- a CDS encoding glycoside hydrolase family 6 protein produces MAVPIVRRRTAAFAAGLMVVASGGVAAALSTTSASAATAGCSVAYNVSQWDTGFTTQVTITNTGPALTSWKLGWNFAGNQQITQSWNATVTQSGKAVSAASLSYNGAVATGGTATFGFNGSYSGTNTSPTAFTLNGVACGGSGSTGGTTTGGSTTGGTTTGGTTTGGTTTGGSTTGGSTTGGSTTGGSTTGGSTGGTTPPPGQRVDNPYVGAKGYVNSEWSALAAGDGGSSIAHQSTAVWLDRIAAINGVNGGMGLKAHLDAAVQQAAGQPLTIELVIYDLPGRDCSALASNGELGPTDIGRYQTDYIDPIAALEGNSAYSGLRIVNIVEPDSLPNLTTNAGGTDGSTDACATMKANGNYEKGVSYALSKLGAIGNTYNYIDAGHHAWLGWDTNLGPAAQEFYKVATTNGANVGDVQGFIVNTANYGATVEPYFKITDNVNGTTVRQSKWVDWNYYVDEQSYAQGLRDKLVSLGFSSSLGMLIDTSRNGWGGTARPTGPGATTSVDTYVNGGRIDRRIHAGNWCNQTGAGIGARPTAAPATGIDAYVWVKPPGESDGASQVVSNDEGKGFDRMCDPTYGGNARNGNNATGALSNAPLAGHWFSAQFHQLIANAYPPLS; encoded by the coding sequence ATGGCAGTCCCGATAGTCCGACGCAGAACCGCGGCGTTCGCCGCAGGCCTGATGGTCGTCGCGTCAGGCGGTGTGGCCGCTGCGCTCAGCACCACGTCCGCCTCGGCGGCCACGGCCGGGTGCTCGGTCGCCTACAACGTGAGCCAGTGGGACACCGGCTTCACCACGCAGGTGACGATCACCAACACCGGCCCGGCGCTGACCAGCTGGAAGCTCGGCTGGAACTTCGCCGGCAACCAGCAGATCACCCAGTCGTGGAACGCGACCGTCACCCAGTCGGGCAAGGCCGTCAGCGCGGCCAGCCTGTCCTACAACGGCGCGGTGGCGACCGGCGGGACGGCGACCTTCGGCTTCAACGGGTCGTACAGCGGCACCAACACCTCGCCGACGGCGTTCACCCTGAACGGTGTCGCATGCGGTGGCAGTGGCAGCACCGGCGGTACTACGACTGGTGGCAGCACCACAGGTGGCACCACGACCGGCGGTACCACCACAGGTGGCACCACGACCGGCGGCAGCACCACTGGCGGTAGCACCACCGGCGGCAGCACGACCGGCGGCAGCACCACCGGCGGCTCGACGGGTGGCACCACCCCGCCGCCCGGCCAGCGGGTCGACAACCCGTATGTGGGCGCCAAGGGCTACGTCAACTCCGAGTGGTCCGCGCTGGCTGCCGGGGACGGCGGTTCCTCGATCGCCCACCAGTCGACCGCTGTGTGGCTCGACCGGATCGCCGCGATCAACGGTGTGAACGGCGGCATGGGCCTCAAGGCCCACCTGGACGCCGCGGTGCAGCAGGCCGCCGGCCAGCCGCTGACCATCGAACTGGTCATCTACGACCTTCCGGGACGCGACTGCTCCGCCCTCGCCTCCAACGGTGAGCTGGGCCCGACGGACATCGGCCGTTACCAGACCGACTACATCGACCCGATCGCCGCGCTGGAGGGCAACTCGGCGTACTCGGGGCTGCGCATCGTCAACATCGTCGAGCCCGACTCGCTGCCCAACCTGACCACCAACGCGGGTGGCACCGACGGTTCCACCGACGCGTGCGCGACGATGAAGGCGAACGGCAACTACGAGAAGGGCGTCAGCTACGCGCTCTCGAAGCTGGGCGCGATCGGCAACACCTACAACTACATCGACGCCGGCCACCACGCCTGGCTCGGCTGGGACACCAACCTCGGCCCGGCCGCGCAGGAGTTCTACAAGGTCGCCACGACGAACGGCGCCAACGTCGGGGACGTCCAGGGCTTCATCGTCAACACCGCGAACTACGGTGCGACCGTCGAGCCCTACTTCAAGATCACGGACAACGTCAACGGCACCACCGTGCGGCAGTCCAAGTGGGTGGACTGGAACTACTACGTGGACGAGCAGTCCTACGCCCAGGGCCTGCGGGACAAGCTGGTCTCGCTCGGCTTCAGTTCCAGCCTCGGCATGCTGATCGACACCTCCCGCAACGGCTGGGGCGGCACTGCCCGTCCCACCGGACCGGGTGCCACGACCAGCGTGGACACCTACGTGAACGGCGGCCGCATCGACCGTCGCATCCACGCGGGCAACTGGTGCAACCAGACGGGTGCGGGCATCGGCGCACGGCCGACCGCCGCTCCCGCGACGGGCATCGACGCCTACGTGTGGGTCAAGCCTCCGGGTGAGTCGGACGGTGCGAGCCAGGTCGTCAGCAACGACGAGGGCAAGGGCTTCGACCGGATGTGCGACCCGACCTACGGTGGCAACGCGCGCAACGGCAACAACGCGACGGGCGCACTGTCCAACGCGCCGCTGGCGGGCCACTGGTTCTCGGCCCAGTTCCACCAGCTCATCGCCAACGCCTACCCGCCGCTTTCGTAG
- a CDS encoding serine hydrolase domain-containing protein, which yields MDVTEVHGSVEPGYEPVRTAFAGNFTRRGDRGAAVAVYREGRKVVDLWGGTAAPDGGGPWREDTAQTVRSATKGVASACLLLLHQRGQLDLDAPVGAYWPEFKAHGKDRVTVREVLAHRVGVPALDVPLTPEQALDGVSGPRAVAAQRPLFTPGAAHGYHAQTFSWLAGELVQRASGRSIGRFVAEEITRLLGLDLWIGLPADRVGQVGRIADIEVPPPAVSGGLRTRAKQSVHDAYADPDSLTRRAFAAITPLPDENDPAYRAGELAASGGIATARSLARFYAALVGEVQDGPRLFAPATLTAARTPESDGPDQVLVVNTLFGLGYMLHGPASPLLAPGSFGHPGRGGSLAFADPGTGIGFGYVTNGMQRNVTADPRAQALVRALKECIR from the coding sequence ATGGACGTCACCGAGGTGCACGGGTCGGTGGAGCCGGGGTACGAGCCGGTCCGCACCGCCTTCGCGGGCAATTTCACCCGGCGCGGGGACCGGGGCGCGGCAGTCGCGGTCTACCGCGAGGGGCGGAAGGTCGTCGACCTGTGGGGCGGCACCGCGGCGCCCGACGGGGGCGGCCCGTGGCGGGAGGACACCGCGCAGACCGTTCGGTCCGCGACCAAGGGCGTCGCGTCGGCCTGCCTGCTGCTGCTCCACCAGCGCGGGCAGCTGGATCTCGACGCGCCGGTCGGGGCGTACTGGCCGGAGTTCAAGGCGCACGGCAAGGACCGGGTGACGGTACGGGAGGTGCTCGCGCACCGGGTCGGGGTGCCCGCGCTCGACGTGCCGCTCACCCCCGAGCAGGCGCTCGACGGGGTCTCGGGGCCGCGCGCGGTGGCCGCGCAGCGGCCGCTCTTCACGCCGGGCGCGGCACACGGCTATCACGCGCAGACCTTCAGCTGGCTGGCCGGTGAGCTGGTGCAACGCGCTTCCGGGCGGTCGATCGGTCGCTTCGTGGCCGAGGAGATCACCCGGCTGCTCGGCCTCGACCTGTGGATAGGCCTGCCCGCCGACCGGGTGGGACAGGTCGGCAGGATCGCCGACATCGAGGTGCCCCCACCCGCGGTCTCCGGCGGGCTGCGCACCCGGGCGAAGCAGTCGGTCCACGACGCCTACGCCGATCCGGACTCGCTCACTCGGCGGGCGTTCGCCGCGATCACCCCGCTGCCCGACGAGAACGACCCGGCGTATCGGGCGGGGGAGCTGGCGGCGTCCGGCGGCATCGCCACCGCCCGGTCGCTCGCGCGCTTCTACGCGGCGCTGGTCGGCGAGGTGCAGGACGGCCCGCGGCTGTTCGCACCCGCGACGCTGACCGCCGCCAGGACGCCGGAGTCGGACGGCCCCGACCAGGTGCTGGTGGTCAACACGCTCTTCGGGCTCGGCTACATGCTGCACGGCCCGGCCTCGCCGCTGCTGGCCCCCGGATCCTTCGGGCACCCGGGTCGCGGCGGCAGCCTGGCCTTCGCCGATCCGGGTACGGGTATCGGGTTCGGCTACGTCACCAACGGGATGCAGCGCAACGTCACCGCGGACCCGCGCGCCCAGGCCCTGGTCAGGGCGCTCAAGGAGTGCATACGCTGA
- a CDS encoding S41 family peptidase, with protein MGGVSDGAYLRFPHLHGDMLCFAAEDDIWVAPLGPPGGAPGRAWRVTADRTRVGPPRLSPDGATIAFTTWRSLDPEVYLVPSEGGTSRRLTYWGSADTRVCSWTPDGSVLAVSSHGQAFSYFTWAHSVPVECGPGGPLPWGPVSDIAVHDDQDADGERRTLLLTGTPPHEPHAWKRYRGGATGRLWLHGERLVPDIGGHLAAPMFVAGRVAFLSDHEGIGNLYSCLPDGTDLRRHTDHADFYARNAATDGVRVVYQCAGDLWLVEDLTAPDAVPRRLDMRLGGARSGRRHYQVPSAANVDSLAIDPSGRASAMCVRGSLYWLTHRDGPARTIADAAGARVRLPEMLGDTGLVGYVTDAEGEDGIELAHLPGRASRALSRGPQSAADAAVAAVAMDAALDTTGPSGAPADAAADTVPVAGARSRTAGGDDRIPPGDDRTDAGDDRTARTGSTRVAYVDGVITVDTGGADTGPPPGDTSDAVTRLAVGRLGRVLELVSAPDGRTLAVASHDGRLLLVTSGVAADMSEGGATRYDDTDTDVDTEEQQPPGTVNELIRSTNGPVRDIAFSPDSAWLTWSHPGVGRSLRSIKIARLSDQTIIDVTNGRFEDEQPVFTGDGRYLAFLSWRGFDPVYDVHTGDLSFPLGCRPYLVPLNSATPSPFALPVDGGPVGSASGSGLDPGESGAGSEGPVVVEAEGLASRVTPFPVPASKYSSLEPVRGGLVWMRWPISGALGETFVNPTDPSSRPSLEFFNLGKSKKTELVHHMDWYAVSGDGQRLAVYDQGELAVLPATERGDDETTVYVDMRRILHEVDPGAEWRQSYAEAGRLIRDYFWAPDMCGVDWPAVLDQYRPLVERVATPDEFADLLREVLGELGTSHAYVAAARRNEGPPHYQRPIGLLGADFQHNKDGTWTVVRILPGDSSDSKARSPLAGTGIREGALLTHVDGRPVDPHAGPFPLLAGAGGTTVELTFRPPGGRGAPRRIAVVPLIDDRPLRYQHWVARRRKVVRRLSGGRCGYLHIPDLGGSGWAQFNRDLRKEVAYDALLVDVRGNAGGNISELVIEKLTRTVLGWDLTRNAQPVSYASNAPRGPVVAIADEATSSDGDMITAAFKLLGLGPVVGLRTWGGVVGMTGRHRLGDGTVITVPMNAAWFDAYGWSVENHGVAPDIECLRTPLDWAEGRHGQLDVAVRTALTLLSQHPAATPPDLSSRPDRARPPLPPRSHPMSP; from the coding sequence ATGGGTGGGGTGAGCGACGGCGCGTACCTCAGGTTCCCGCACCTCCACGGCGACATGCTCTGCTTCGCCGCGGAGGACGACATCTGGGTGGCCCCGCTCGGCCCGCCGGGCGGGGCTCCCGGACGTGCGTGGCGGGTGACGGCGGACCGTACGCGGGTCGGGCCGCCACGGCTGTCACCCGACGGGGCGACGATCGCCTTCACGACCTGGCGGAGCCTGGACCCCGAGGTGTATCTGGTGCCGTCCGAGGGCGGCACCTCTCGGCGGCTGACGTACTGGGGCAGCGCAGACACCAGGGTGTGCTCATGGACCCCCGACGGCAGCGTGCTCGCGGTGTCCTCGCACGGGCAGGCGTTCTCCTACTTCACCTGGGCGCACAGCGTGCCCGTCGAATGCGGCCCGGGCGGGCCGCTGCCCTGGGGGCCGGTGTCGGACATCGCCGTGCACGACGACCAGGACGCGGACGGCGAGCGCCGCACCCTGCTGCTGACGGGGACGCCGCCGCACGAGCCGCACGCCTGGAAGCGCTACCGCGGCGGCGCGACCGGGCGGCTGTGGCTGCACGGCGAGCGCCTGGTGCCGGACATCGGCGGGCACCTCGCCGCGCCGATGTTCGTCGCCGGCCGGGTCGCCTTCCTGTCCGACCACGAGGGCATCGGCAACCTCTACTCCTGCCTTCCCGACGGCACCGACCTGCGCCGCCACACCGACCACGCCGACTTCTACGCCCGCAACGCCGCCACCGACGGCGTGCGCGTCGTCTACCAGTGCGCGGGCGACCTGTGGCTGGTCGAGGACCTGACCGCGCCGGACGCGGTTCCGCGGCGCCTCGACATGCGCCTGGGCGGGGCCCGCAGCGGCCGCCGCCACTACCAGGTGCCGTCCGCCGCCAATGTCGACAGCCTGGCCATCGACCCCTCCGGCCGCGCCAGCGCCATGTGCGTCCGCGGCAGCCTGTACTGGCTCACCCACCGGGACGGCCCGGCCCGCACCATCGCCGACGCCGCGGGCGCGCGCGTCCGGCTGCCCGAGATGCTGGGTGACACCGGGCTGGTCGGCTACGTGACCGACGCCGAGGGCGAGGACGGCATCGAGCTGGCCCACCTTCCTGGCCGCGCCTCCCGCGCCCTGAGCCGCGGCCCGCAGTCGGCGGCCGACGCGGCGGTCGCGGCCGTCGCCATGGATGCCGCCCTGGACACCACGGGTCCGTCGGGCGCGCCCGCGGACGCGGCGGCGGACACGGTTCCGGTGGCCGGCGCGCGGTCACGTACGGCGGGGGGCGATGATCGTATTCCGCCGGGCGATGATCGTACGGATGCGGGCGATGATCGTACGGCCAGAACCGGCTCCACCCGCGTGGCCTACGTCGACGGCGTCATCACCGTCGACACCGGTGGCGCCGACACCGGCCCGCCGCCCGGCGACACCTCCGACGCGGTCACCCGGCTGGCCGTGGGCCGCCTCGGCCGCGTCCTGGAGCTGGTCTCGGCGCCGGACGGCCGCACCCTGGCGGTGGCCTCGCACGACGGCCGCCTGCTGCTGGTGACCTCCGGCGTGGCCGCCGACATGTCAGAAGGCGGCGCGACCCGCTACGACGACACCGACACCGATGTCGACACCGAGGAACAGCAACCACCCGGCACGGTGAACGAGCTGATCCGCTCCACCAACGGCCCCGTCCGTGACATCGCCTTCTCCCCCGACTCGGCCTGGCTGACCTGGTCCCATCCCGGCGTCGGCCGCTCCCTGCGCTCGATCAAGATCGCCCGTCTGTCCGACCAGACGATCATCGACGTCACCAACGGCCGCTTCGAGGACGAGCAGCCGGTCTTCACCGGTGACGGCCGCTATCTGGCCTTCCTGTCCTGGCGCGGTTTCGACCCGGTCTACGACGTCCATACCGGCGACCTGTCCTTCCCGCTGGGCTGCCGCCCGTATCTGGTCCCGCTCAACTCGGCCACGCCGTCGCCCTTCGCCCTGCCCGTCGACGGCGGCCCGGTCGGCAGCGCGAGCGGCAGCGGACTCGACCCGGGCGAGAGCGGCGCCGGCAGCGAGGGCCCGGTCGTCGTCGAGGCGGAGGGTCTGGCCAGCCGGGTGACGCCCTTCCCGGTGCCCGCCTCGAAGTACTCGTCGCTCGAACCGGTGCGGGGCGGCCTGGTCTGGATGCGCTGGCCGATCTCCGGCGCCCTGGGCGAGACCTTCGTCAACCCCACCGACCCCTCCTCCCGCCCCAGCCTGGAGTTCTTCAACCTCGGCAAGTCCAAGAAGACCGAACTGGTCCACCACATGGACTGGTACGCCGTCAGCGGCGACGGCCAGCGCCTCGCGGTGTACGACCAGGGGGAACTGGCGGTACTGCCCGCCACCGAACGCGGCGACGACGAGACCACCGTCTATGTCGACATGCGCCGCATCCTGCACGAGGTCGACCCGGGCGCCGAATGGCGGCAGTCGTACGCGGAGGCGGGCCGCCTGATCCGCGACTACTTCTGGGCGCCCGACATGTGCGGTGTCGACTGGCCGGCCGTCCTCGACCAGTACCGCCCGCTGGTGGAGCGGGTCGCCACGCCGGACGAGTTCGCCGACCTGCTCCGCGAGGTGCTGGGCGAACTCGGCACCTCTCACGCCTATGTCGCCGCCGCCCGCCGCAACGAGGGGCCGCCGCACTATCAGCGCCCCATCGGCCTGCTCGGTGCCGACTTCCAGCACAACAAGGACGGCACCTGGACGGTGGTCCGCATCCTGCCGGGCGACTCGTCGGACTCCAAGGCCCGCTCCCCGCTGGCGGGCACCGGGATCCGCGAGGGCGCCCTCCTCACCCACGTCGACGGCCGGCCGGTGGATCCGCACGCGGGCCCCTTCCCGCTGCTCGCGGGGGCCGGCGGCACCACCGTGGAGCTGACCTTCCGCCCGCCCGGCGGCCGTGGCGCGCCCCGCCGCATCGCCGTCGTCCCGCTCATCGACGACCGGCCGCTGCGTTACCAGCACTGGGTCGCCAGGCGCCGCAAGGTCGTCCGCCGGCTCAGCGGCGGCCGGTGCGGTTATCTGCACATCCCGGACCTGGGCGGCTCGGGCTGGGCGCAGTTCAACCGCGACCTGCGCAAGGAGGTCGCCTACGACGCGCTGCTGGTCGACGTCCGCGGCAACGCCGGCGGCAACATCAGTGAGCTCGTCATCGAGAAACTCACCCGCACCGTCCTGGGCTGGGACCTCACCCGCAATGCCCAGCCCGTCTCCTACGCGAGCAACGCGCCCCGCGGCCCGGTGGTCGCCATCGCCGACGAGGCCACCTCCTCCGACGGCGACATGATCACCGCGGCGTTCAAACTCCTCGGCCTCGGCCCGGTGGTGGGCCTGCGCACCTGGGGCGGCGTGGTCGGCATGACCGGCCGCCACCGCCTCGGCGACGGGACGGTCATCACCGTGCCGATGAACGCCGCCTGGTTCGACGCCTACGGCTGGTCGGTCGAGAACCACGGCGTGGCGCCCGACATCGAATGCCTGCGTACGCCGCTGGACTGGGCGGAGGGCCGGCACGGGCAGCTCGACGTCGCCGTACGCACCGCGCTGACGCTGCTCTCCCAGCACCCCGCGGCGACCCCTCCCGACCTCTCCAGCCGCCCGGACCGGGCCAGGCCACCGCTCCCCCCGCGCTCGCACCCGATGTCGCCCTGA
- a CDS encoding endonuclease V — protein sequence METHSSGGAQASWPRSVDEALAEQERIRGLADLTSPGPAPGRVRLVAGVDVSYATQGDALVAAAVVLDAGTLEPVEVAVVEGTVTFPYVPGLLAFRELPSVVAALEKLTRTPDLLVCDGYGIAHPRRAGLAVHLGVLTGLPCFGVAKTPFVFRHPDVGEARGASAPLTSENGEVVGRAVRTQPGVKPVFVSVGHAIGLDHACAHTLRLAPRYRLPETTRTADHISRERLRAILR from the coding sequence ATGGAGACTCACAGCAGCGGTGGTGCGCAGGCGTCGTGGCCACGGTCGGTGGACGAGGCCCTGGCCGAGCAGGAGCGGATCCGCGGCCTCGCGGATCTCACCTCACCTGGGCCCGCGCCGGGCCGTGTACGGCTGGTCGCCGGCGTGGACGTCTCCTACGCCACGCAAGGCGACGCCCTCGTCGCGGCGGCCGTGGTCCTGGACGCCGGGACGCTGGAACCCGTCGAGGTCGCCGTGGTGGAGGGGACGGTGACCTTCCCGTACGTGCCGGGACTGCTGGCGTTCCGTGAACTGCCCTCCGTGGTGGCGGCGCTGGAGAAGCTGACCCGTACGCCGGATCTCCTGGTCTGCGACGGCTACGGCATCGCGCACCCGCGCCGGGCCGGACTGGCCGTGCATCTGGGAGTGCTGACCGGACTGCCGTGCTTCGGTGTGGCGAAGACGCCGTTCGTTTTCCGCCACCCTGACGTCGGCGAAGCGCGCGGCGCCTCGGCCCCGTTGACGTCGGAGAACGGCGAGGTCGTGGGCCGGGCGGTGCGGACGCAGCCGGGCGTCAAGCCGGTGTTCGTCTCGGTGGGCCACGCGATCGGCCTGGACCACGCCTGCGCCCATACCCTGCGGCTCGCCCCGCGGTATCGCCTTCCGGAGACGACCCGCACGGCCGACCACATCAGCCGCGAGCGACTGCGCGCGATCCTCCGGTAG
- a CDS encoding GNAT family N-acetyltransferase, which produces MQDVAAEVITTRRLTLLPLAAHHAGEMARVLDDPALHAFIGGAPQSAEELRARYERLVAGSGDPGVSWCNWVVRLRSADCLTGTVQATVAGERAEIAWVVGTPWQGRRIATEAARGLVGWLGTRGVTAVVAHVHPDHLASAAVAAAAGLTATDEWHDGEMRWQLIIR; this is translated from the coding sequence TTGCAGGACGTGGCAGCGGAGGTCATCACGACGCGGCGGCTGACGCTGCTGCCGTTGGCCGCGCACCATGCCGGGGAAATGGCCCGGGTGCTGGACGACCCGGCGCTGCACGCCTTCATCGGGGGCGCCCCGCAGAGCGCGGAGGAGCTGCGGGCCCGGTACGAGCGGCTGGTCGCCGGGTCGGGCGACCCCGGGGTGTCGTGGTGCAACTGGGTGGTGCGGCTGCGTTCCGCGGATTGTCTGACCGGGACGGTGCAGGCGACGGTCGCCGGCGAGCGGGCGGAGATCGCGTGGGTGGTGGGCACGCCGTGGCAGGGACGGCGGATCGCGACCGAGGCCGCACGCGGGCTGGTCGGCTGGCTCGGCACGCGGGGGGTGACGGCGGTGGTGGCGCATGTCCACCCCGACCACCTGGCGTCCGCCGCGGTGGCCGCGGCGGCCGGGCTGACCGCCACGGACGAGTGGCACGACGGTGAGATGAGATGGCAGCTGATCATCCGATGA